A window of Tachyglossus aculeatus isolate mTacAcu1 chromosome 21, mTacAcu1.pri, whole genome shotgun sequence genomic DNA:
TTACTGAATCCCGATACGGCCTGCCCCGTGCGACCCGGCTGCTCGGCTTCCCAAATTCGGGGCCCTCCACCCTCCCGACCCAACACTCCGGAGCCTCCGATTTGAAAAACGGAACGCGCGCTCTCCCCGGTTCAGAACGGGCAGCCTCGAGAAAAGCGGTCTTGGCTTCTGCCCTCGGCCGCCGGTGCAGACAGAGCCCAGAGGTGACTCCCGGCCCCCGCTCCCCCGGCCCGTAGGTAAGAGTCTTAGGGGACGCGACATTAAAATGGAAAGCACCAACACCCCGGGGAGAGGTGGAGCCCGGTATTCACTGAAGGATGAAGCCGGGGTGGGGCGGGAGCCGCGGCGGCGGCCTCTGAGGGAGGGCCGGCGGGTAGGCCGGGTATCCCGGTTGGGAACCGGCGCCGGCGGGCGGGAGCCCCACTCGCGGCGGGAGGGGAGGGCACTGCAACCCCGGGTAAGGAGTGCCCTGCCCCGAGCCCATGGCCACCGTAAACGGAGTCGCGGAGCGTCCTGCGGGgaccggagggggcgggggtgggatcCGCCGGGGCACGACCGAGGGTGGCCCGCTGGGCTCCGAGACGGGGTAGGGCATCGGAGGGGCTGGACTCGGCTCGGCCAGCCTGGGCTGCATCTGGGCCGGGGCCTGGGGAAGTCTCTGGCCCTTCAACACCAACTCTTGGAGCTTCTCGATTTTCACGCGCCGCTGGTGGGCCAGTTTCCGCTTACTCTGGTACTCGTCGATGAAGGAATCCAGAGGGACTTCCCCATCGAGGAATTTCTCCGCCATGTTCTGGAAGACATACCGAATGACCGgttaaagggaggagggagaggaggggctctggggaggCTCTGCTGAGAGACACGTACGGGAAAATTCTCCCTCGGTTTCAGAACTCCATTAGGAATTGGGCCTACTGACTTCTGTggattgtattctctcccaagcaacaGGGTACGGCGCTCTGCTTAAGTTCCAtacatggatagagcaggggcgcCTGTTTCTCAGacgaatcatcatcgtcatcatcaatggcattcattaagcacctcctgtgtgtcgagcactgtactaagtgctcgagagcgtaaactacaacggagttggtagataataataataatggcatttgttaagcacttactatgtgccaagcactgttctaagcgctgggatagatacaagataatcaggttgtcccacgtggggctcacatcatcatcatcaatcgtatttattgagcccttactgtgtgcagagcactgtactaagcgcttgggaagtccaagttggcaacatagagagacagtccctacccaacagtgggctcacagtctacaagggggagacagagaacaaaaccaaacatactaacaaaataaaataaatagaatagatatgtacaagtaaaataaatgtacaagtaacagatgaggggactgaggcacagagaagttaagtgacttgcccaaagtcacacagctgacaagtggctgagccggggttagaaccaacctctgactccccagactctttgctgtaggccacactgcttctagatgtGCTCCTTGCTCACAATAACCTTACACTAAGCCCTAAATCCGTTCTGCCACAGGCTGCGGGGACTGACTGCTCAGATATAAACCACTTGGGGACGATGGGGCGAGGCACGGCCCACGTGCCGGACGCCCGGACACCACCGCCAGGCGTTTTCCCGGTACCCCCGGAGCGGAGCAGGACCTCGGTCTCTTTCGAATTCACCTTCTGGTATGATCCCCAGCAGGTGACGGATGAGGTGGCCAACGTGTGCTCAGTCAGACACTGTTCAATGAGCTTAAGATTCACAGGACTCAACGGGCAGTTTCCCCAGAAAGCTTGTCCTAGAAAGCAGCTGCCTAGCTGCCTCCTCTTGATTTCTTGCATTTACCAGCTCGGCAGGGCAGATCAACCTGCCAATCAATCCTCACCTCTCCCACTGAGTGCTCTCAGGGTCACGAGAGGCTGGGTTCTGTCTGGGCTCCCATTTGTAGCTCTGAATACCCAAATCTGCCCCACtgggtctacttgttttgctcaaGAATGTCTGACAGCAAATCTGCACAGAACCAtgtcagatagtaagtgcttaataaatgccattattattattattattataccattagaCTCCGAGCTTAGTATTCAACCTGGCTCATTCAGAACCTTAAGGTCCCTCTTTACACCCAAGTTAACCTCCCAGGATAGAATTTCAGATCTGAAAAACATCCTTCTGGTGAGAGAGGTGGCACTCAATCCCCctctgggtgaggggaggagaagagacacCCTTTTGGGCCATTTGGGTGCCCCCCAAAAGGAATGGCTAACTTCGTTCTCACTAAGAGGACTGAGTCTGTCTGAAGGGTCCCAGGAGTGTGGATTTTACCTCTGTGTCTTCTTCGATCTTGGCCCCTTCGGTTTGAAGAAGCGCTAACAGGGTCTCCAGGGAAGCATTGCTGGATTGCTTATCTGAGAAAGCAGAGAAAGGGAAGATGACTAGCGCGCCAAAAACAAGGGCATTTCCAGGTCAAAAGTCAAGGCTTTGACCTTCCGCCTCCACGTAAGTTGTCCACGTCCACCCTCGGGATGTATTTATTTCTCTGAGGCCGGCTGTTAATGGGTTAATTCAGACTGGAATTTTTAAATGAGCACCCCACCCTCCTGTTGACAGTTGTCTATCCAGGAAACACAAAGCTTCAGAACACAGGAAACGCTGCAGGAGAATTCCAATGAGGACAACTAAGAACTCTACCACAAAACAGACTCCATTTCTGGACAATTGAGGGTATAATTGGTGTTAAAATCATTTAATCATTATCCCTCCACCTAAACACCACTGTACTACCGGAACTGTGGGCTTTTTGCTGATTGCTTTTATGCATAATTCAAtatttggtgggggggggcctGTGAAAGCCTGCCGAATTCTCAACATGCTTATGAAAACAATAAAGCTTAAAACAATAGATTTCACTTTTGTATGGTAACAGAAAAATCCCAGGAACCTGTCGGATTAGGAGAGAGGTGTCAAGATATGACAATTTTCAACTGTAAGCTTTTGGAGCAAATGGGCTGCAATGAGAATCCACGCTTATGGACTTTCTGCAGTAAAATGTCAGAAATGTCTGGTTTTTAATAGCAGGACTACTTTCCTTAGTGTCCTCCCAGGGTGTTTCTGTGACCCATACACATGCCCCTGACGGAATCCCTTGTTTCATTTGGATTCTCGGAAACCacaccacaagaagcttacccaATTTGGTCTTCTTTATCTGATAGGCTTCAAAGAGGGCCTGGAGTTCCTGGTATTTTTGGGTCAAGCTCGCTTTCAGAGTGTCCAATTGTGGTTGGTACAATAGATTTCCTTCTGCCAGGCTTCGGTTGTTGGCAAGAGTCATTTCTTTGTTAAGCTGAACACTCTGAGCCTGCGGAACACAGATGCACCAAGATATCAAtcaactggtatttattgagcacttactgtgtgcagtgcgctaTGATacgcatttgggtgagtacaatccatgttccctgcccacaaggagggttTGGATCTGACAAggtggtcactggtgacctcagagagtggagtgaagggagaggaagccaggttggaggtggagagatgaagtggaggcagtgggtctaGACAAGAATAGTAGGAGGTAGATGGAATAACTGGAGTGAGGTGTGGGGTCAGTGGAGGTTTAGGACAGGGGATATATGAGCATGTtcgaaagcagtggggagaagaGTTGAAGACGGCGGTCAGGGCGCGAAGAAGGAaagaggcaagtgttttgatgggtgggaggagatggggctggAGGCGTAAGTGGAGGGGGTAGGTTTTGAAAGGAGGccgatctcctcttgagatactcctgggaaagatgggagagtcaaagagagggaaggaggagggaagggagggctggagaagaccaggggagattttagagagatctcTCCTGATGGTTTCGATTTTAATCAATAAAGTATATggccagctcattcattcactcattcaatcgtatttattgagcccttactgtgtgcagagtactgtactaagcactcgggagagtacaatacaacaataaacagacaaattccctgcccacaatgagcttacagtctagagggggaggtagatattaatataaattccagatatgtacatactgcTGAGGGGCATGCTGTACAACAGCACAGGTTAGAGCCAGGCAATTGGTGATGGAAGGcagataaaatcaatcagtggtgcttactgagcacttactgtgtgcggagcactacaaGCCAATAAAGCCGGTAAACACGATCACTGCCTAAATGGAGAGTGGTGGTGCCTTCCCCTGAAGTTCGTTCCCTGGACTAAGGGCTAGTTGTCCACAAGCCCCAAAAGCTGAAGCCCAATTATAGCTCAATCTTTACTGCTGGGGAGTCTCCCCTTTGGGGCTTATTAGGCTCCCATTTCTGGGCTAACCTCCAGGTTACATCCCCCGCCTgtagctctgcctcccagcatgCCAAGGCCGACCTCAAAATGCCCCCGGGGGCCTGGCATCTAGGGCTTGCCCCAAGGGTGCCCCTGGAGGAGTGGGAGTTAGGGCGGAGAGGGCATTCCTTCCCAGCGTGGTATTCTCAGTGGGCGTCTGGGGCTATTTCTCATCCCAGAGTTGTTCGGTATCCACCCTGGAACACGCCCAAGTGGTGCAAACTGAACAaccggcccaatcaatcaatcaatcgtatttattgagtgcttaccaggtgtagggcactgtactaagcccttggaaggatacaatacaacagtataacagcctCATTGTCTgctccctccgctcatctgccgctaatctcctcaccgtccctcgttctcgcctgtcccgccatcgacccccagcccacgtcctcccccgggcctggaatgcccccaatccctctgcccatccgccaagctagctctcttcctcccttcaaggccctactgagagctcacctcctccaggaggccttcccacactgagccccttccttcctctcccccttgccccctctccatccccccatcttacctccttcccttccccacagcacctgtatatatgtttgtacatatttattactctatttattttacttgtacatatctattctatttattttattttgttagtatgtttggttttgttctctctcccttctagactgtgagcccactgttgggtagggactgtctctatatgtcgccaacttggacttcccaagcgcttagtacagtgctctgcacacagtaagcgctcaataaatacgactgattgattgattgctcacaataagcttacagcctagagggggggctTATGGAAATCCGGGGAATCTTAAAGAGGCTGGGTGTGGAATTTGCTACTAGATCTTTCTGGTTAATAGGGCTGGGTGTGCAATTTGCTGCAGAGTCCTTTCTGGTTCAAGGTACAGGGGAAGAAGTGTTTGACGTCTGAGTGGGGGAGGTCTTGGATTGCTTCCTTGTGCAGAAGCCTCCTTTTTGGCCCAGGTGTGTCCCCTCCACACAACCCCCACAGCTAACTGCTacctgtacactcccaagtgcttagtacagtgctctgcacacagtaagtgctccataaatacgactgactgactagggcTTCAGGTGTCCGGCGGCTCTGCTCCACCCAGAGGGTGGAAAAACTCGAAAATGCTCCCTAGCAGGCAAAGCAGCTAATGGTTCTTGCTTTCCTTCAAGATGCAATCCCCACCACTGGTCACAGTTTGGTCATACGTCAGTTTGGCCTTAAACCATGCGG
This region includes:
- the VPS37B gene encoding vacuolar protein sorting-associated protein 37B, whose amino-acid sequence is MAGDGGRFAALSLVQLHELLEDEDQLTGMVREMDEAQSVQLNKEMTLANNRSLAEGNLLYQPQLDTLKASLTQKYQELQALFEAYQIKKTKLDKQSSNASLETLLALLQTEGAKIEEDTENMAEKFLDGEVPLDSFIDEYQSKRKLAHQRRVKIEKLQELVLKGQRLPQAPAQMQPRLAEPSPAPPMPYPVSEPSGPPSVVPRRIPPPPPPVPAGRSATPFTVAMGSGQGTPYPGLQCPPLPPRVGLPPAGAGSQPGYPAYPPALPQRPPPRLPPHPGFILQ